A section of the Drosophila sechellia strain sech25 chromosome 3L, ASM438219v1, whole genome shotgun sequence genome encodes:
- the LOC6604885 gene encoding zinc finger CCCH domain-containing protein 3, producing the protein MLPHITADEAQPSMSRKVYINPNFQLQGQTAHQLPFQVPFQAFQTPLQPQPAIHINPHFLHRQRAMYDQYQREQQELLMMQHVSASHYRLDPTIPLLATPPPPPAKIISKVSTCLVRKPLVKAIGPAVKLAASVPVPTVSNLVQPPLVSISKRKIVRQGALKAAPVAAVPHPPPPAKRTRYKLVRSISLTCTPLVKKRRPLREFVGQYALRRTNEAQPNRKLSSKPQVLKLGVNKSLSMVSIHGVMYKKISKNKITKLDASSSVRVSKSESPRTLQRTLSGRTLFVSGNKFILDPSGCRLTRVPTSSTGGAQSSVNRSILRRIDIGGLTYVASPKALNVFVRTSNHVSRAHLITAKQRSLTLLNKSLVKTNVPCAIFQKLGKCVAHSRGKCRKLHDKRQVAICVSFLRGECTKPDCLLSHNVTLEKMPVCRYYLRGVCVREDCPYLHKKLSSKTEICIDFVRGYCPLAAECNKRHEFACPELERKGKCELPRCVFCKSPSMRLAKVKSRPKLGSKPVAVADTAKEPSTAEELPTSSRYFGSHKEPAEAILTTDEVEEKKPEAEDEDQTEAGAPCPRRRPQLGTLPSFIPLGGEEEL; encoded by the exons ATGTTACCGCATATAACCGCCGACGAGGCACAGCCGTCTATGTCGCGAAAGGTGTACATCAATCCCAATTTTCAGTTGCAAGGTCAAACGGCGCATCAGCTGCCGTTCCAAGTGCCCTTTCAGGCGTTCCAGACGCCACTGCAGCCTCAGCCCGCGATCCATATCAATCCGCATTTTCTGCATCGCCAGCGGGCTATGTACGACCAATACCAGcgggagcagcaggagctgctTATGATGCAACACGTTTCCGCCTCGCACTATCGACTGGATCCAACGATACCCCTACTGGCCACTCCACCTCCACCGCCCGCCAAGATCATCAGCAAAGTGAGCACGTGTCTCGTGCGCAAGCCATTAGTGAAGGCGATTGGTCCGGCGGTGAAGCTCGCTGCTTCAGTACCTGTGCCCACTGTTTCCAACCTGGTGCAGCCTCCATTGGTAAGCATTTCCAAGCGGAAGATTGTGCGGCAAGGGGCATTGAAAGCAGCGCCAGTGGCTGCTGTCCCCCATCCTCCTCCACCTGCCAAGCGCACTAGGTACAAATTAGTGCGTTCCATATCACTTACCTGCACACCGCTGGTCAAGAAGCGTCGTCCTCTTCGCGAGTTTGTGGGCCAGTACGCCCTGAGACGTACCAATGAAGCGCAGCCCAACAGAAAGCTGAG CTCCAAGCCCCAGGTTTTGAAGCTGGGCGTTAACAAATCCCTGAGCATGGTCAGCATACACGGTGTGATGTACAAGAAGATATCGAAGAACAAAATAACCAAGCTGGATGCCAGTTCCTCCGTTAGGGTATCCAAATCGGAGAGTCCCAGGACCTTGCAGCGGACCTTGTCCGGCAGAACCCTCTTCGTCAGCGGCAATAAGTTCATTCTAGATCCTTCCGGCTGCCGCCTGACCAGAGTTCCAACCTCATCAACTGGTGGTGCACAGAGTAGCGTAAATCGTAGCATCCTGCGGCGCATTGATATCGGCGGCCTTACCTACGTGGCTTCGCCAAAGGCACTGAATGTCTTCGTACGCACCAGCAATCACGTGTCGCGAGCTCATTTAATCACCGCCAAACAGAGAAGCCTGACGTTGCTCAACAAATCGTTGGTGAAGACCAATGTGCCTTGTGCCATCTTCCAGAAGCTGGGCAAGTGCGTTGCCCACAGTCGTGGCAAGTGCCGCAAGCTGCACGACAAGCGACAGGTTGCCATCTGTGTCAG CTTTCTGCGAGGCGAGTGCACCAAACCCGATTGCCTGCTGTCCCATAATGTCACGCTGGAGAAGATGCCCGTCTGTCGGTACTATTTGCGGGGTGTTTGCGTTCGCGAGGATTGCCCGTACCTACACAAGAAGCTGAGCAGCAAGACCGAGATTTGCATTGACTTTGTGCGCGGCTACTGTCCGCTGGCTGCCGAG TGCAACAAACGTCACGAGTTTGCCTGTCCCGAGTTGGAGCGTAAGGGCAAGTGCGAGTTGCCCAGGTGCGTGTTCTGTAAGTCGCCATCAATGCGGTTGGCCAAGGTCAAGTCGCGTCCCAAACTGGGCAGTAAACCTGTCGCTGTCGCGGATACCGCGAAAGAACCGTCTACAGCGGAGGAGTTGCCCACCAGTTCACGGTACTTTGGGTCCCACAAGGAACCAGCGGAAGCAATATTGACTACAGATGAGGTGGAAGAGAAGAAACCTGAAGCGGAGGATGAGGATCAGACGGAAGCGGGTGCCCCTTGCCCTCGACGACGTCCTCAACTGGGAACTCTACCCTCTTTCATTCCCTTAGGTGGCGAAGAAGAGTTGTAA